In Lactuca sativa cultivar Salinas chromosome 5, Lsat_Salinas_v11, whole genome shotgun sequence, the DNA window AATGGGGTCATGATCGATTACGAGCGACAGTTGGTTCGGGTTTGAACCTCtggtgggggagagctggttatTCATGGTGAAGGGACCTCGCAGGGACCGACCCTCTGTTCGGCTGCAAGGGCATGGAGGtttcttcagcagggttgcatggGTTTCTGGCTTATATCGCGAATACAAGGGCAGGGGCCGCGACGGATGTGGGCAGTGTGCTAGTTGTTCAGGACTTTCGGGACGTTTTCCCCGAAGAACTGTCGGGGGTCCCTCCGAAGTGGcagtggagtttcgtattgacttgGTGTCGGGTGCCGCCccaatagcaaaggcaccatatcggcTGGCACCACCCGAGACGCAAGATTTATCTGCGCAGCTTCAAGAACTGTTAGACCGTGGGTTTATTCGTCCAAGTAGTTCACTGTAGGGAGCATCgatccttttcgtgaaaaagaaagacgggatgcaccggatgtgcattgattatagggtgTTGAACATGCTGACAGTGAAGAACCGCTATcctttgccaaggatcgatgatttgtttgatcaacttcaaggtgcatcttagttctccaagattgatctcaggtccgggtatcatcagatgaggattagggAAGAGGATATACTGAAGACAGCTTTCAGAACtcggtatgggcattatgagtttgtggtgatgccgttcggactcaccaatgctccggcagcattcatggacctcatgaatagggtatgcagaccgatgatgTATCGGTCAATGATCGTTTTTATCGACGATATATTGGTTTACTCCAAAACCATAGAGCAGCACGAACATCATTTGAGGGAGGTACTGGAGATTTTGAgggcggagaaactttatgcaaagttctccataTGTGATTTCTGGCTACGGAAAGTGCAGTTTTTGGGGTATGTCATCAATCAAAAAGGTATTTCAGTTGATCCAGCAAAGGTGGAGGTGGTGATGCGATGGGGGGTACCGAGAAACACCTCGGAAATTCTTAGCTTTTTGGGTTTAgcgggttactatcggagattcatccaagatttctccaagatttctaTGCCATTGACacgtttgaccaagaagaatgtgacttttcaGTGGGATGAGGGTCAGCAGAAGGCttttgagactctgaggcagaggttatgcgaggctccaGTCCTCGTACTGCCTGAAGGATTGGACGATTTGGTGGTATATTGTGATAGTTGCTAACTGAGAAATGCCCTGTTTGATAGTTGCTAACTGAGAAATGTCTGTCTGAGTAAGAAATTTTGATTAAgtaagaaatcatgttgtttgattgtacatctgactgaaCGTGCTGACTGattcaaaatgaccattttatcctgATGCTGATACGCTATTCGTTTTTAtgcaatataataataataataataaccactACACATTATATAAACTATTTGAgcaaatataacaaaaataaccTTCTAGCATAGTGGAAAAAGATGTGGCTTTGTGAATGTAAGGTCGTTAGTTCGACTCTCACTGCCCCTATTTTCATTTGTTGTGCATTGAACTATTAAGGGTAGAAGTGTCTTATTTCCCGTCAGCAAAGTGTATTAATCTGACCGGGTAAGCAATTTGAGCCAGCCTATCTTACCGAGAAAGCCACAAATCAAACAAAGATTGTCTGACGAGTCAGCCCAATTCGCTGACTCGACCTTCAGACGCATTTCAAACACACCCTAAGATTCATGCAACAAACAAATCATATacatacaaaaaaaacatatatacataGTCAAGCTCATCCTATATTTGGTTTTTATAAGCCAACATACATGTTGATTATCTGAGGAAAAATAACAATTTGCTTGGATCTTCATAAGCTTCCAATCAGGGGCGGAACACAAATAATAAAACTGGGGGGCCAAAACCAAaactttgttaaatgtttttcGAATGATCATAAATTGTAAGTTTATTAGCCATAGTTATAATATACACTACATCTAGTTCCATATAAAACAACAGCACCAGTAATTTACTTGTAAAATGCCTAACCACTAAAATAAAAtcatgtaagtatgaaaaaataCATCAAGCAATAAGTTCATGGTAAAAATGAGGTTATAGTTGTACCTTGTATGCATCTCCTTCCGttcatgtttatatgtatatacatatacattcTTGTGAACAAGTATAtagatatacatatacatacatatacacacaacTATACATGTGTATGATGTGTACATATATGGTTGTATAAAAATACTAAACTTACATAAGAAGAATTGTAGCTCAAATTATGGATAAGTCTATAAAATATTATGATATTTTGTTATTCTCTTACTAGGTTTCTTATCGGTTCCAAAACCCTCACTGAGCATTTTTAACAAACACTTAGCATGTAAAATTTCAAGACCACATTTTGTATTTAGACCCATAATATAAACCGTAGACATAAAAGACAACTAGATCAATTCCAAATGAAAAAAGTAATGAAgagcttaaaaataaaaatttgaaacTTGATATGTTCATAAAAACTCATTTTCACAAAATAAACCTCATTGAGGACTTTTCACAAACACTTCATGTGCAACTCCATATGTTCAATTCCAACAAGAATAAATTGTGGTACAAAAGACTGAATGTACACTTTTCTCAAGCAATAAACATATCAAATcaacaaatttttaaaaaaaaacaactaaTGCATAACCAGAAATGTAGGAACCTAGTGTTGCAAGGGAAAGTTAGAGAAAGGGAAAGAGATATAGAGAGTACAATATGGAGTCGGTGGTGGTTGAAGGGAAGAAGTGATCCTCTTTCAGTCTTGTCTCCATTCCATTATTTGGATCTTTACAACTTGATTATTCAGTAAAAATGATTCCCGAACAAATATAACTCGCCAACCTTTTTTTTCGTTGGGTAGTTGCCTTGATGATAACCATTCCGAGATCGTTCCTCTGCAACATCTCTGGTAAACAAGTGAAAACGGGGGGGGATGGCCTCCCCTGACCCCTTAAAGGATCCGCTACTGCTTCCAATCGTGGTCttcttattttaattttttttttaaagacaAATATCATACCAAtatacatttgaaaaaaaaaactaaactaaaataaGAATTTAAATTACATTAACACCAAATAGACGTGCACAAAAAGACCCGTCTCGGACCGGACCCAAAACAATACCGAGACCGAACCGGTCTAAAACAAGACCGAACCGGGAAAAAAACGGTTTTTAAGACCAGACTGAAAAATGATTGGCTCGAGACCGATCCGAAAAAGACCGGACCGTTCCAAGACCAGTCCTAAAAAAGACCGGAGGTCCGAGATTGAACGAGACCGGTTTGGAAAAAAGACCGGTAACGAAactttataaatatattagtttttTGTTAATTATACAATTTTTAATCACAAATTATCTAACTTATTTTATTGTTTCTTTTATTAAACTTAAATTATcatatttaataaatattaatttatcATTTTGGTGTTAATCATATATTTGTTAATGGAAAAAATTCGAAACCAAAACAAAAGAATCGAAATATACCAAAACCGAACAAAAAAAAATCGTATATCGAACCGAAAAAGGCGTATGGAAAGACCGTGAAACCTGACCGAAAAAAGACGGGTTTGAATAAAGACCGATCTGAGAAAAGACCAGACCAAAAGACCAACGGGGACTGATCCGAAAAAAAACCGAACCGTTCAGAAACCAACCTTAAAAAGACAGGACCGTTACAAAACCGACCCAAAACTGTTCTTGGACCGCCAACGTGCAGCTCTACTACCAAACACAACCATATGTCCAAGGAATAAAAAAGGCTATACACAAACAACAGTTTATTTTTTTCTCAACTCTCATCTTAGATTAA includes these proteins:
- the LOC111897573 gene encoding uncharacterized mitochondrial protein AtMg00860-like, whose amino-acid sequence is MYRSMIVFIDDILVYSKTIEQHEHHLREVLEILRAEKLYAKFSICDFWLRKVQFLGYVINQKGISVDPAKVEVVMRWGVPRNTSEILSFLGLAGYYRRFIQDFSKISMPLTRLTKKNVTFQWDEGQQKAFETLRQRLCEAPVLVLPEGLDDLVVYCDSC